In one window of Calditrichota bacterium DNA:
- the lon gene encoding endopeptidase La, which produces MILPVIPLRNEVLFPQQFLPVTVAREKSLNLLNDLSEENNIIAIITQKDSSKDDPTPKDLYTIGTAAKIMRKIDMPDGSKTILIQGLHRLKVITYTQEQPYFKAVFDPIRNEDLTIHEPERVEALSANLRNIFKRVVDLSSDITYEQLVMVSNIKEPGMLADMVTAFSNLQIEEKQEILNTFDIQERLNKANIIINKLLQTLELGEKIQTDIQNKIGQTQREMYLREQLKAIKRELGEDVEGSELDELHDKIEKAKMPEDARQVAKKELNRLSQMHPASAEYTVARTYLDWLIDLPWSKTTKDILDIARVKKKLDADHYNLEKVKKRILEYLAVRKLKNDMRGPILCFVGPPGVGKTSLGRSIAEAMGRKFIRMSLGGIRDEAEIRGHRRTYIGALPGRIVQGIKKAGSNNPVFMLDEIDKLGHDFRGDPSSALLEVLDPEQNFSFSDHYLEVAFDLSKVMFIATANMLEPIPAALRDRMEVIEIPSYVEEDKVHIAKKFLVPKQIKEHGLTEKNISFRNDALRSIINAYTREAGVRNLEREIAAICRGVAKDVATAKDQSKIKKSIITPKKVEQYLGPIRFYSEAAERINQTGIAVGLAWTMVGGDILFIEATKMPGKGKLSLTGQLGDVMKESAHAALSYIRANAEKLGIEGDFHEKFDIHIHIPAGAIPKDGPSAGVTLFTAMVSLLSDRKVRSDVAMTGEITLRGNILPVGGIKEKVLAAHRAGIKTVLLPKKNEKDLIDIPEHIRKEMQFHFLTEMSDILKLAFDLKKMKKIEAASE; this is translated from the coding sequence ATGATTTTGCCGGTAATACCTTTGCGCAACGAGGTGCTTTTTCCTCAGCAATTTTTGCCTGTCACTGTGGCACGGGAAAAATCTTTGAACTTGCTCAATGATTTGAGCGAGGAAAACAATATTATTGCCATCATCACACAAAAAGATTCTTCGAAAGATGATCCGACGCCGAAAGATTTGTACACCATCGGCACAGCGGCGAAAATCATGCGCAAAATAGATATGCCCGACGGCAGCAAGACAATTCTGATTCAGGGATTGCACCGCTTGAAAGTAATCACCTACACTCAGGAGCAGCCCTATTTCAAAGCGGTTTTTGATCCGATCCGCAACGAGGATCTGACTATTCACGAACCGGAACGCGTCGAGGCATTATCGGCTAATTTGCGCAATATTTTCAAACGCGTCGTGGATCTGTCTAGCGACATCACTTACGAACAATTAGTGATGGTTTCCAACATCAAAGAACCGGGCATGTTGGCGGACATGGTCACCGCGTTTTCCAACTTACAGATTGAAGAAAAACAGGAAATTTTGAATACGTTCGACATTCAGGAACGTCTCAATAAAGCAAATATCATTATTAACAAGCTGTTACAAACGTTGGAATTGGGCGAAAAAATCCAGACTGACATTCAAAACAAAATAGGCCAGACGCAGCGGGAAATGTATTTGCGCGAACAATTGAAAGCCATTAAACGCGAGTTGGGCGAAGACGTCGAAGGATCGGAACTCGATGAGTTGCACGATAAAATTGAGAAGGCGAAAATGCCCGAAGACGCGCGCCAGGTCGCGAAGAAAGAACTCAATCGCCTTTCGCAAATGCACCCGGCGTCGGCGGAATACACGGTCGCGCGCACTTATCTCGACTGGCTGATCGACCTCCCCTGGAGTAAAACCACCAAAGATATTTTAGACATTGCCAGAGTGAAGAAAAAATTGGACGCCGATCATTACAATTTGGAGAAAGTCAAAAAGCGAATTCTTGAATATCTGGCGGTGCGCAAACTGAAAAACGACATGCGCGGACCTATTCTTTGCTTTGTGGGACCTCCTGGTGTGGGAAAAACTTCGCTCGGGCGCTCCATCGCCGAAGCCATGGGAAGAAAATTCATTCGGATGTCTTTAGGCGGCATCAGAGATGAGGCGGAAATTCGCGGCCATCGCCGCACTTACATTGGCGCTTTGCCGGGACGCATCGTTCAGGGCATCAAAAAAGCCGGTTCCAATAATCCGGTTTTCATGCTCGACGAAATTGATAAATTGGGTCACGATTTTCGCGGGGATCCCTCGTCCGCGTTGTTAGAAGTTTTGGATCCGGAGCAAAATTTTTCCTTCAGCGATCACTATCTTGAGGTGGCGTTTGATCTGTCAAAAGTAATGTTTATTGCCACCGCGAACATGCTGGAACCGATTCCTGCGGCGTTGCGCGATCGCATGGAAGTCATAGAAATTCCCAGTTATGTGGAAGAAGACAAAGTACACATCGCGAAAAAATTTCTTGTGCCCAAACAAATCAAGGAGCACGGTTTAACTGAGAAAAACATTTCGTTCCGCAATGACGCCCTGCGGTCCATCATCAACGCTTACACCAGAGAAGCCGGCGTGCGAAATCTGGAACGAGAGATCGCAGCGATTTGCCGCGGCGTTGCCAAAGATGTCGCCACGGCAAAAGATCAGTCAAAAATAAAAAAATCCATCATTACGCCGAAAAAAGTGGAGCAATATCTGGGACCAATCCGGTTTTATTCCGAAGCAGCCGAACGTATCAATCAAACTGGTATTGCTGTCGGACTTGCCTGGACCATGGTGGGCGGAGACATTTTGTTCATTGAAGCTACTAAAATGCCGGGCAAAGGCAAACTCTCGCTCACCGGTCAATTGGGCGATGTGATGAAAGAATCGGCCCATGCAGCGCTGTCGTACATTCGCGCAAATGCGGAAAAGCTGGGCATTGAAGGAGATTTTCACGAGAAATTTGATATTCACATTCACATCCCGGCGGGAGCCATCCCCAAAGACGGACCCTCGGCCGGAGTGACGCTCTTCACAGCGATGGTGTCATTGCTTTCGGACAGGAAAGTTCGCTCTGACGTCGCCATGACCGGTGAAATTACGCTGCGCGGAAATATCCTCCCCGTCGGCGGCATCAAAGAAAAAGTCCTCGCTGCTCATCGCGCCGGCATAAAAACAGTGCTGCTCCCGAAAAAGAATGAAAAAGACTTGATCGACATTCCCGAACATATCCGAAAAGAGATGCAGTTTCACTTTTTGACCGAGATGTCTGATATTTTGAAGCTGGCTTTTGATTTAAAAAAAATGAAAAAAATTGAAGCGGCAAGTGAGTGA
- a CDS encoding nuclear transport factor 2 family protein: MYKKILVLLLVLFLFAISCQPLADKNAAKSEIKQLIAKYNQAFDAKDFDQFVSFCHENFRFFTLDGQVLDKQATPSFLTKILEEWDEIHSQVQNLEIDSDRELAFARYTVVYNYETDGLPNSMTAQITVVFKKEAKKWQMYHFHMSRRYF; this comes from the coding sequence ATGTACAAAAAAATTCTTGTTTTACTGCTTGTCCTTTTTCTTTTCGCGATTTCCTGCCAGCCACTTGCTGACAAAAATGCGGCAAAAAGTGAAATCAAACAATTAATTGCAAAATACAACCAGGCTTTTGACGCCAAAGATTTTGATCAATTCGTCTCCTTCTGCCATGAAAATTTTCGTTTTTTTACTCTCGACGGCCAGGTTCTGGACAAACAGGCCACTCCTTCATTTTTAACGAAAATTTTAGAAGAGTGGGACGAAATTCATTCGCAGGTTCAGAACTTGGAAATTGACAGCGATCGGGAATTGGCGTTTGCGCGCTACACGGTCGTTTACAATTACGAAACGGACGGTTTGCCTAATTCGATGACTGCGCAAATTACGGTCGTATTCAAAAAAGAAGCAAAAAAATGGCAGATGTATCATTTCCACATGTCTCGCCGTTATTTTTAA
- a CDS encoding electron transfer flavoprotein subunit beta/FixA family protein, with amino-acid sequence MKIIVCAKQVPDTETRIKIAPDSRHIETTDIHWILNPYDEYAVEEAIRIKEKNPGTAVTVVSVGPERSTSAIRTAIAMGADEAVLVKTENENPDSRAVAKALAETLQSMEYDLILFGKQAVDDDNLQVGPRVAELLNLPCVTFVAELELGDGKAIAKREIEGGIEVYETSLPAIVTAEKGLNEPRYPALKGIMMAKRKQIDEKQVALEAPAVEVSKYEYPPAREGGKIVGEGADAVPELVRLLHDEAKVV; translated from the coding sequence ATGAAGATTATTGTTTGTGCAAAACAGGTTCCGGACACGGAAACGCGAATAAAAATCGCTCCCGATAGCCGGCATATTGAAACGACGGATATTCACTGGATTCTGAATCCTTACGATGAATACGCCGTGGAAGAGGCGATTCGCATCAAAGAGAAAAATCCCGGGACGGCGGTGACCGTGGTCAGCGTGGGACCGGAGCGATCCACGTCTGCGATTCGGACGGCCATTGCCATGGGCGCGGACGAGGCAGTTTTGGTGAAAACTGAAAATGAAAATCCGGATTCCCGCGCGGTAGCGAAAGCGTTGGCGGAAACGTTGCAATCCATGGAATACGATCTCATTTTATTCGGCAAACAAGCCGTTGACGACGATAATCTTCAGGTCGGGCCTCGCGTGGCAGAGCTGCTCAATTTGCCGTGCGTGACTTTTGTTGCCGAATTGGAATTGGGAGACGGAAAAGCTATCGCCAAACGCGAAATCGAAGGCGGCATCGAAGTTTATGAGACGAGTTTACCGGCGATTGTCACTGCAGAAAAAGGATTAAATGAGCCCCGTTATCCTGCATTAAAGGGAATCATGATGGCAAAGCGCAAGCAAATTGACGAGAAACAAGTTGCTCTCGAAGCGCCGGCTGTCGAAGTTTCTAAATATGAATACCCCCCGGCGCGCGAAGGCGGAAAAATTGTCGGCGAAGGCGCTGACGCGGTACCAGAATTGGTTCGCTTACTACATGACGAAGCAAAAGTCGTTTGA
- a CDS encoding electron transfer flavoprotein subunit alpha/FixB family protein yields MAYSVLAVTEQRNGSFRKVSYEILSEARRLADELGGDVAAAILGNEIAHLAEPLAAYGADAVFVADDPIFTNYSPEGSSKTITELVKKLEAKVVLFGATAMGKDLAPRVAARLDVGLATDCVALRVENGEIIARRPMYAGKVIAEMKFNTSPVLASLRPNVFAVTEKDGASNIQIEKAEVPVAQNDLKAVVKEIIARSGGKLDVSEATIVVSGGRGMKAPENFKILEELAEVLGAAVGASRAAVDAGWRPHSDQVGQTGKTVSPNLYIACGISGAIQHLAGMSSSKCIVAVNKDPDAPIFQKADYGIVGDLFEVVPKLTEELKKIVEK; encoded by the coding sequence ATGGCTTATTCCGTATTAGCAGTTACTGAACAACGAAATGGAAGTTTTCGAAAAGTGAGTTATGAGATTTTGAGCGAAGCCCGCCGGCTCGCGGATGAATTAGGCGGAGACGTTGCTGCTGCAATTTTGGGGAATGAAATTGCGCATTTAGCGGAACCGTTAGCCGCTTACGGCGCTGACGCGGTATTTGTCGCTGATGATCCGATTTTTACCAACTATTCGCCGGAAGGAAGCAGCAAAACGATCACAGAATTGGTCAAAAAACTTGAAGCGAAAGTGGTGCTGTTTGGCGCTACGGCGATGGGGAAAGACCTCGCTCCCCGAGTTGCTGCCAGATTGGATGTGGGTTTGGCGACAGACTGCGTGGCGCTGCGAGTGGAAAATGGCGAAATCATTGCGCGGCGGCCCATGTACGCTGGGAAAGTCATTGCAGAAATGAAATTTAACACATCGCCTGTGTTGGCGTCGCTGCGGCCGAATGTGTTTGCGGTCACCGAAAAAGATGGCGCGTCAAATATTCAAATTGAAAAGGCGGAAGTCCCGGTCGCGCAGAATGATTTAAAAGCGGTAGTCAAGGAAATCATTGCGCGCAGCGGCGGCAAGTTGGATGTCAGCGAAGCGACAATTGTTGTCTCTGGCGGACGCGGCATGAAAGCGCCGGAAAATTTTAAAATTCTCGAAGAATTGGCCGAGGTACTGGGCGCCGCCGTCGGGGCGTCACGCGCGGCAGTGGATGCCGGCTGGCGGCCGCACTCGGATCAGGTCGGTCAAACCGGGAAAACCGTGTCGCCGAATTTGTACATCGCCTGCGGCATCTCCGGCGCGATTCAGCATCTCGCGGGAATGTCCTCGTCCAAGTGCATCGTCGCTGTCAACAAAGACCCGGACGCGCCGATTTTTCAGAAAGCGGATTACGGCATTGTTGGGGATTTGTTTGAAGTTGTGCCGAAATTGACGGAGGAATTGAAGAAGATCGTGGAAAAGTGA
- a CDS encoding fumarate hydratase — MDYVKVSENILELIRRTSSFLPQDVEQTLALRKKLEAPGSKADFALDLVLQNIGLAKRRSLPICQDTGLLNFYITYPLGTDINKLQRAIEDAVVTATKKGYLRQNSVDSLTGENSGTNLGPGSPAFKFYQGDAAEIEVKLIQKGGGCENMSAQYKLPAEFNGKKYGRDLEGVRACILDAVYQAQGKGCSPGFLGVCVGGDRATGYEWAKHELLREVDDVNPIPELAKLENQILEEANQLEIGPMGFGGKMTIGACKIGTRNRLPASFFVTIAYMCWAYRRRGVVLNQDGEAVRWLYQAPDEFEKEVDFPDDFKIESKAVKVLNTPVTEEQIRSLKVGDNVIINGTIFTGRDAVHKYLYDGGELDVIKNGIVYHCGPVILKENGEYKTMAAGPTTSIREEPYQGEIIKKFGIKAVIGKGGMGPKTLKACQDYGAVYLHAIGGAAQIYAKTVKKIPHVYLEQFGSPESVWEFQVEGFPAVVTMDSHGNSLHKDLLEASGEKLAKLLK, encoded by the coding sequence ATGGATTACGTGAAGGTTTCAGAAAATATTTTGGAGTTGATTCGCCGGACATCGTCATTCTTGCCTCAGGACGTGGAACAAACGCTCGCTTTGCGAAAAAAATTAGAAGCGCCCGGGTCAAAAGCCGATTTTGCATTGGATCTGGTGTTGCAGAACATTGGGCTTGCGAAACGGCGATCTCTGCCAATCTGTCAGGACACTGGTTTGCTCAATTTTTACATCACTTATCCGCTGGGTACGGACATTAATAAATTGCAAAGAGCAATCGAAGACGCGGTAGTGACGGCAACGAAAAAAGGCTATTTACGACAGAATTCCGTGGACAGTCTCACCGGGGAAAATTCCGGAACCAATCTCGGCCCGGGCAGCCCGGCGTTTAAATTTTATCAGGGCGACGCTGCGGAGATTGAAGTGAAACTCATTCAAAAAGGCGGCGGCTGCGAAAATATGAGCGCTCAGTACAAATTACCGGCAGAGTTCAACGGTAAAAAGTACGGCAGAGACCTGGAAGGCGTGCGTGCGTGTATTCTGGACGCGGTGTATCAGGCGCAGGGAAAAGGCTGCAGTCCCGGATTTTTGGGCGTGTGTGTCGGCGGAGATCGCGCCACGGGGTATGAATGGGCAAAACACGAGCTTTTACGTGAAGTAGATGATGTGAATCCGATTCCCGAACTGGCAAAATTAGAAAACCAGATTCTTGAAGAAGCCAACCAACTGGAAATTGGTCCCATGGGCTTCGGCGGAAAAATGACGATTGGCGCGTGTAAAATAGGAACGAGAAATCGTCTTCCGGCTTCGTTTTTTGTGACCATTGCTTACATGTGCTGGGCTTACCGACGACGCGGTGTTGTGTTGAATCAGGACGGCGAAGCTGTTCGCTGGCTGTACCAGGCTCCTGATGAATTTGAAAAAGAGGTGGATTTTCCCGATGACTTTAAAATTGAATCAAAGGCTGTAAAAGTCCTGAACACGCCAGTTACTGAAGAACAAATCCGCTCGCTGAAAGTCGGCGATAATGTGATTATCAACGGTACGATTTTTACCGGCAGGGATGCGGTTCACAAATATTTGTACGATGGCGGGGAATTAGATGTGATCAAAAATGGGATTGTTTACCATTGCGGCCCGGTGATTCTCAAGGAAAATGGCGAATACAAAACCATGGCGGCAGGTCCCACCACTTCCATTCGGGAGGAACCGTACCAGGGCGAAATTATCAAAAAATTCGGCATCAAGGCGGTGATCGGCAAAGGCGGCATGGGGCCCAAAACGCTGAAAGCCTGTCAGGATTACGGGGCAGTGTATTTGCACGCCATTGGCGGAGCAGCGCAGATTTACGCAAAAACCGTCAAAAAAATTCCTCACGTCTATTTGGAACAATTCGGTAGCCCGGAGTCTGTCTGGGAATTTCAGGTGGAAGGATTCCCGGCAGTCGTAACGATGGATTCCCACGGAAATTCGCTGCACAAGGATTTGCTGGAGGCGTCCGGGGAGAAACTGGCTAAATTGCTTAAGTAG
- a CDS encoding TonB-dependent receptor, with protein sequence MKKIFLNIAFIFIFAAVVNLQGQVSTHGSLEGDVLDVKTKEPLIGANIVILGTNIGTMSDLQGHFFLKKVPVGNYSIKATIIGYKSKTVTVQVKYQQTTKIKFELPETVLEMPELIVTAGKKAQSFQDVPNSVSLVTTREIERRNRTYLNEVLEYTPGVNFMHGDVNIRGSSGFSLGAGSRVLLLLDGIPMMPGDSGDIKWDIIPISQIERVEVVKGAGSALYGSYAIGGVINIISKEPSSEPYTELKFSTGIYDKPYYPEWKWTDKTQHFSQTDVTHSRKWKNIGILLSAGRRTSTGYQQNGDYINWNLLGRMDIHFDTQSQLTLQTNFSTGDHGEIFQWRNQNDVFEMPVTSVGDWTSSSKFSTNGVFRQLVNPRFTYKIRVSYFENYWKHHYHDNDDYSQAQNIGFETQADYVLTSSQSLTFGIETVHDITNSAMFGDHTGTNWAGYLQDEIHFGTLVTATAGIRYDYHTVDTGIHDSQINPKLGFTVKPSPFSTFRASVGRGFRSPTMAEMFTETTTSGFRIIPNPDLQAEKAWSYEIGINQILSENLLLDLALFHNDYENFIEPDRDEQNTVFFINADRARIRGLEFMAQSNWLKKKIHVKTSYTLLDPKYVSRDYTLFWWAEKLAGKKDPQVSFSAPLAYRAKHLFTNSVDFDLGKFDFGIDFRYVSKLDSVKVYPTDKRVPQKVWDARVSYKMDRVTLSFNINNLFNYSYTQIERNMAPVRHYVFSVNGRF encoded by the coding sequence ATGAAAAAAATATTTTTAAATATCGCGTTCATTTTCATCTTCGCTGCTGTTGTGAACTTGCAAGGGCAGGTTTCTACCCACGGTTCACTCGAAGGTGACGTCTTGGACGTCAAAACAAAAGAGCCGTTGATCGGCGCTAACATCGTCATTTTAGGCACAAACATTGGCACCATGAGCGATTTGCAGGGACATTTTTTCCTGAAGAAAGTGCCGGTGGGCAATTATTCCATCAAAGCGACCATCATCGGCTACAAGAGTAAAACAGTCACTGTGCAAGTGAAATATCAGCAGACCACAAAAATTAAATTCGAACTACCGGAGACAGTACTGGAGATGCCGGAATTGATCGTTACCGCCGGGAAAAAGGCGCAAAGTTTTCAGGATGTGCCCAATAGCGTGAGTCTGGTCACGACGCGCGAGATCGAACGCCGCAATCGAACCTACCTCAACGAAGTGCTGGAATACACGCCAGGCGTCAACTTTATGCATGGCGATGTCAATATTCGCGGCTCTTCCGGCTTCAGCCTCGGCGCAGGAAGCCGCGTGTTGCTGCTGTTAGACGGCATTCCCATGATGCCCGGCGACAGCGGCGATATCAAATGGGACATCATTCCCATCAGTCAAATCGAACGGGTAGAGGTGGTCAAAGGCGCCGGCTCCGCGTTGTACGGCTCCTATGCCATCGGCGGCGTGATTAATATCATCAGCAAAGAACCATCCTCGGAACCGTACACGGAATTGAAATTTTCCACCGGCATTTACGACAAGCCCTATTATCCGGAATGGAAATGGACGGACAAAACGCAGCATTTCAGCCAGACCGATGTGACCCATTCCAGAAAATGGAAAAATATTGGAATTCTGCTCTCCGCAGGGAGAAGAACTTCCACCGGCTATCAGCAAAACGGCGATTACATCAACTGGAATTTACTCGGTAGAATGGACATCCATTTCGACACTCAATCCCAACTCACGCTACAGACCAATTTTTCCACCGGCGACCACGGCGAAATTTTTCAGTGGCGCAACCAAAACGACGTTTTCGAAATGCCTGTCACATCAGTGGGTGACTGGACCAGTTCATCAAAATTCAGCACGAACGGCGTCTTTCGTCAATTAGTAAATCCACGCTTTACTTACAAAATTCGCGTTTCCTACTTTGAAAATTATTGGAAACACCACTATCACGATAACGATGATTACTCTCAGGCGCAAAATATCGGTTTCGAGACGCAGGCGGATTATGTGCTCACATCCAGCCAGTCGCTGACATTTGGAATAGAAACCGTGCACGACATCACAAATTCTGCCATGTTTGGCGATCACACTGGCACAAATTGGGCTGGCTATTTGCAGGACGAAATTCATTTCGGTACGCTCGTCACCGCGACTGCCGGGATTCGTTACGACTACCACACCGTGGACACTGGCATTCACGATTCGCAAATCAATCCCAAGCTTGGTTTTACAGTAAAACCTTCGCCATTTTCCACTTTTCGCGCTTCGGTCGGCAGAGGATTTCGCTCGCCAACAATGGCGGAAATGTTCACAGAAACGACAACCTCGGGCTTCAGAATCATTCCCAATCCGGATTTGCAAGCGGAAAAAGCCTGGTCTTACGAAATCGGCATCAATCAGATTCTCAGCGAAAATCTGTTGTTGGATTTAGCGTTGTTTCACAATGATTACGAAAATTTCATCGAGCCTGATCGCGACGAACAAAACACGGTATTTTTCATTAATGCCGATCGCGCGCGAATACGCGGACTGGAATTCATGGCACAGTCCAACTGGTTGAAGAAAAAAATTCACGTCAAAACCAGCTACACTTTGCTTGATCCGAAATATGTGTCTCGCGATTACACGCTGTTTTGGTGGGCGGAAAAATTAGCGGGCAAAAAAGACCCGCAAGTTTCCTTCTCCGCGCCCCTTGCCTATCGGGCAAAACATCTGTTCACCAACTCAGTGGATTTTGATTTAGGGAAATTTGATTTCGGCATTGATTTCCGCTACGTCAGCAAATTAGACAGCGTCAAAGTTTACCCAACGGATAAACGTGTCCCGCAAAAAGTCTGGGACGCGCGAGTTAGCTACAAAATGGATCGCGTGACGTTGTCTTTTAATATAAACAATTTATTTAACTACAGTTACACCCAGATTGAAAGAAATATGGCTCCTGTCCGCCATTATGTTTTCAGCGTCAATGGACGTTTTTAA
- a CDS encoding TetR/AcrR family transcriptional regulator: protein MARKKSDNGDKRQRILNAAARVFAEHGFYNSKISQIAKLAKVADGTIYLYFENKDDILITLFEEEMGKIIFEMKKVIAEKRGFENKIRAFIDKHLSLIGENRELAEVMQIELRQSHKFMKNYSGTKFSDYLNIISSIIVQGQKDGDVEPEIVPGIGKRILFGALDEISSYWVLSKNKKYSLKMSARLIGDIFIAGIRRKDSPASGRENRND, encoded by the coding sequence ATGGCGCGAAAAAAGAGTGACAATGGCGATAAAAGGCAGCGAATCCTGAACGCGGCGGCGCGCGTGTTTGCGGAGCATGGATTTTACAATTCCAAGATTTCTCAAATCGCCAAATTGGCAAAAGTTGCCGACGGGACGATCTATCTCTATTTTGAGAACAAAGACGATATTTTGATTACTCTTTTTGAAGAGGAAATGGGCAAAATTATCTTCGAAATGAAGAAAGTCATCGCTGAAAAGCGAGGATTTGAAAATAAGATTCGCGCTTTCATTGACAAACATCTCAGCTTGATTGGCGAAAACAGGGAATTGGCCGAGGTGATGCAAATTGAGCTGCGGCAGAGTCACAAATTTATGAAGAATTACAGCGGCACGAAATTTAGCGATTATCTGAATATCATTTCGTCGATCATTGTCCAGGGCCAGAAAGACGGCGATGTTGAACCGGAGATTGTTCCGGGCATCGGCAAACGAATTTTATTTGGCGCGTTGGATGAAATTTCCAGCTATTGGGTTTTATCAAAAAATAAAAAATACAGTTTAAAAATGTCCGCCAGACTTATTGGCGACATCTTCATTGCGGGAATTCGGCGAAAGGACAGCCCGGCGTCGGGGCGCGAGAATCGCAATGATTGA
- the rlmD gene encoding 23S rRNA (uracil(1939)-C(5))-methyltransferase RlmD, with amino-acid sequence MPKFKRNEIVELTIESLALGGKGVAHVDGYTVFVRRVLPQQRVRAQIVRSKKSYAEARVVEIVERSPFEIEPRCRYFGVCGGCLLQNLSYASQLQQKQSQVEDTIKFLGGFVSVPMMPMLPSPEIFFYRNKMEYSFSPLRWLSREEIDSEQEIERNFALGLHAPNVFDKVVDIHECHLLSRQSNELLNFVRSFAKNTNLKPYTIKKHTGYWRFLVFRETREKSQMMVNIITADDAEGHGAVDEMASQIQREFPFVTTMVHNISRKKAQIAFGDEERVLFGEGFIEEKLGDRIFRISANSFFQTNSRQAERLYQLVVERGDFQGSEIVYDLYSGTGSIGIFIADKVKKVVGFEIIAAAVHDARKNARRNQIENCEFVLGDIKDQVLNTAELIKNFGKPDVIIIDPPRSGMHAKVSEKIIELAPGKIIYVSCNPATLARDLKILCDKEYRLTSVQPVDMFPHTAHVETVAILTK; translated from the coding sequence ATGCCAAAATTTAAAAGAAACGAAATAGTTGAATTGACAATAGAATCGTTGGCGCTCGGCGGCAAGGGCGTGGCTCACGTTGATGGTTACACTGTTTTTGTGCGGCGAGTTTTGCCGCAGCAGCGAGTCAGGGCGCAAATTGTGCGTTCGAAAAAGAGCTATGCCGAAGCCCGAGTGGTGGAAATTGTCGAACGCTCGCCTTTTGAAATCGAGCCGCGGTGTCGTTACTTCGGCGTGTGCGGCGGCTGTCTGTTGCAAAATTTATCTTACGCTAGCCAATTGCAACAGAAACAGTCTCAGGTCGAAGATACGATCAAATTTTTGGGCGGTTTCGTTAGTGTGCCCATGATGCCCATGCTGCCATCGCCGGAGATTTTTTTCTATCGCAACAAAATGGAATATTCCTTCAGTCCCTTGCGCTGGCTGTCGCGCGAGGAAATTGACAGCGAACAAGAAATTGAACGAAATTTTGCGCTGGGATTGCACGCGCCCAATGTTTTTGACAAGGTCGTGGATATTCATGAGTGCCATTTATTGTCCCGGCAGAGCAATGAGCTATTAAATTTCGTCAGGAGCTTTGCCAAAAACACAAATTTAAAACCTTACACCATAAAAAAACACACCGGCTATTGGCGCTTTCTTGTCTTTCGCGAGACCCGGGAAAAATCGCAAATGATGGTCAACATCATCACTGCTGATGACGCGGAAGGGCATGGGGCAGTGGACGAGATGGCGAGCCAAATTCAGCGTGAATTTCCTTTTGTCACGACCATGGTGCATAATATTAGTCGCAAAAAAGCGCAGATCGCTTTTGGCGATGAAGAGCGGGTTCTTTTTGGCGAAGGATTTATCGAAGAAAAGTTAGGAGACAGAATATTTCGCATTTCAGCGAATTCATTTTTTCAGACGAATTCCCGACAGGCGGAGCGATTGTACCAACTGGTCGTTGAACGAGGCGATTTTCAGGGGAGTGAAATTGTGTACGACCTCTATTCCGGCACCGGCAGCATCGGCATTTTCATCGCCGATAAGGTGAAAAAGGTAGTCGGCTTTGAAATCATCGCTGCCGCTGTCCACGATGCGCGCAAAAACGCCAGGCGCAATCAAATCGAAAATTGTGAATTTGTGCTGGGAGACATCAAAGATCAGGTGTTGAATACGGCGGAATTAATAAAAAATTTCGGCAAACCGGATGTGATCATCATTGACCCGCCTCGTTCCGGCATGCACGCGAAAGTTTCGGAGAAAATTATTGAACTGGCGCCAGGGAAGATCATCTACGTTTCCTGCAATCCGGCCACGTTGGCGCGAGATCTCAAAATTCTGTGCGACAAAGAATATCGCCTGACGTCAGTGCAGCCGGTGGATATGTTCCCGCACACGGCGCATGTGGAGACTGTGGCAATTTTGACGAAATAA